The following DNA comes from Erigeron canadensis isolate Cc75 unplaced genomic scaffold, C_canadensis_v1 Conyza_canadensis_unscaffolded:263, whole genome shotgun sequence.
ATAGTTTAGTAAAGATTTTAAGTGGGTTCGCTTGGACTATGCTATGTATGAAtgatattttgtattttataggGGATCTTGGTCCTTTATTTATAGTTCTTGCATTAACCGGTCTGGAATTAGGTGTAGCTATATTACAAGCTTATGTTTTTACGATCTTAATCTGTATTTACTTGAATGAGAACGCGGCGGTCAAAAATAGTTTACCCCGCGAAAGCGGGCTGGTCGTACCGGCCAACACGTCTCTGCGTGATGTTGTCACATCCGCAGCCCCTGTACTGGCTGTACCCTCCTCGCGTGTGGCGAGGCGGAATCATTTCGGGGAGTGCTGGGCGGCACTCTCTGTGGCGTTAGCGGTCGTAGTTAGCTTTGCTATGGTAGGAGAACCGGCTTTCGCCATGGAGCCGATACGGCCTATAGCAGGCATAGACCTTAACGTTAGTCTAAACCGATATGGGGAACCGGTGGTCCTGCCACCGCAGGTGGAGTGGATCAACGCGCTAGGAGAGCGCGAACTTTTTGCTCGGATACGAAGTCTCCAGAGCCGTGATTACTACAACCTTCCTCCACAGAATAATCCAGGGGAGTATGAGGGGCTTGTTCGCGATCACTTGGAGCAAGCTCTAAATATTTCCCATAGGCGGGAAATAGTGGACACGGAGATGTTTGAGGTCCGCGTGTTGGAAAGAAAAGGTCAGTTGCAAAACAAGCTCCTTCTTCTGATGCGAAACGATCGGAATCTCCCCGAGATACTTCGCCTTTCCCCATATTATAGGCCCATAAGGATGTCCCCCGAGGGCTGTATACGCACCGAGGCCTATGGCTTTCTTGAAGAGAAGGCGGAGCAGGTAGGCTCTTTGCAAGACCCCTTTCAACGAAATCTCCTGGCTGctaatttgaatttatttttggaagatataaaaaaaaacggtAGAAATTCACAAATCTACCGTGAATTCTACTCGCACTTTACCGGGGGCCCGCCCGCCGCTTAGCTTTTTTTCCTCAATAACTTCCAGGAGATGGGAAGCTCTgtgaagtaaaagaaaaaaggggACGCCAAGTGACGTGACCATGGGGGATGGCAAGCCAAACATTACTGGGGGGCTTTGAGAAGAGGGGCAACAGTGAAGATGCCAAGAATGGCCGTGTCTATGGGGATGACCGGTCTTAGTAAGAATCTGTTGCAAAAGCATGTGAGGGAGGAATGCCTGCATTAAGATTTAAAACTTGTCGTCTACTTGAAGGAAATGTTTGGAACAGGGAACTTACAATAATACAACGCCGCATTCTTCGAAGATTGAGGAACAAGACGAGATCTATTAAGAGAATGATTTATTCTCGAAAAAATCTGAATAGTTACATCCAATTACAAACTACACGAAAGTTGTCCCTTTTTTATGGAGATTTACCCATCACAGAGATGCATAGAGGAACAGAACGAACTTCATATATCCCTTTTCTACTCAATCTAGAAACAAGATTGGACGTTATTCTGGTTCGTCTCCATTTTAGTGAAACTCTTCCTCAAGCAAGGCAGCTGATAAGTCATCGAAGGCTTTGTGTGAATAATGTAATAGTCAGCATTACTTCTTTTCAAGTTTCCCAAGGTGATTTCATATCTTTGAAAGAAAATGATGCTATAATCTATTCAGAAATAAGGAGATTCTTCTATATCGAAATTTTAGTTTCTAAAATAATAGGAAAATTCCTGGATAGCCCGGTAAGAATGTGGAGAAGAACCAAAACGGAATGGTTCCGCTTACTTAAAACTAAGAGGGGATGCCGCCTACTACTGAAAGACCCGTTTTTGCAACAGTTGCGTTCTTCTATGCAAGACGAAGACTTAGAAAGAACAAAGAAGTTTGGATCCGAAAAAGTATGCTTAGGCAGTTCTTTCGCTGAACACAAGAGAATAAAGAGGAATTTTTATCATTTCAAATCGATATTCTTATCGAAGAGAAGGAacgaaaaaaccctaaatcttacTACTAGAAAAAGAAGTCCTATAGTTTACAACTCTTCTTTCTATAGTAATTTGACCTCTTGCTCCACCCATCAGTCTTCTatgaagagaaaaagaaaaagctcTTCCCTATCTACTCATTATTCGGAGGTGAATCATAGAACACCAAAAGCTGTGCTATCTTATGGACCTAACATAGGTCACATCCCTCACGTGCGCCAAGAGCACATTCGATAGCATCCTCTTAAGGTTTAAAGATCCAAACCTTCTTCTTCTTAGCGGAAACGCCGTGGCCAAAACATATAAAGATCGGCATAGTCGCTCATAGGGGCATATCTATCCGGATAGAGGATAGTCTAGATCTTGATTCActatttccatttttatttttatatttatttttttctctgtCTCGTACGAAGCAATGGGAGGCAAGCTATGACGGCAGGATGTGACCTTGCCTTTCCCCCTGCTACCGCCGTTCTAAGTTCTTCTGACTAAACGAAGTTAAGACTAAAGTTTCGGAACTGAAGTTTGCAACTTTTTTCAGCAAAGCTTAGTCAAAATCCGTCCTTCGGCTACCTTGGATCAAGGGTAGAGATAGGAAGTAAGTCAAAGGTAGATCAACAAAAGTCTTAGTATGGGAAGAGTCAGAGCGAGGGGAGAGACTTTCTAAACGAAGGTTAGTCTAAGTAAGGAAATGGGCACTCTGCTTACATCGAAGTAACTGCTGTCTCCCTTATGGTCGACGTTCTCTCCTCCCATCCTCTCCTTAACAGTCGAGTGATTTCTCATTCTCTCTCCCTCTTTCTATAGATAAGCGGGTTCTTCGATCATTCTAATGAAATAGGTTCGTTAAAGCCAATTGATCGAATTCTGTTTTAGATTCCTATTCCACTCCAACCGGTGCAGAACTCTTAACCTTTCTAGGACCCTCTCTACGGCAAGGTGCTTAGTCGCTCTCCCTTTGCTAAC
Coding sequences within:
- the LOC122584412 gene encoding ribosomal protein S4, mitochondrial-like — protein: MPALRFKTCRLLEGNVWNRELTIIQRRILRRLRNKTRSIKRMIYSRKNLNSYIQLQTTRKLSLFYGDLPITEMHRGTERTSYIPFLLNLETRLDVILVRLHFSETLPQARQLISHRRLCVNNVIVSITSFQVSQGDFISLKENDAIIYSEIRRFFYIEILVSKIIGKFLDSPVRMWRRTKTEWFRLLKTKRGCRLLLKDPFLQQLRSSMQDEDLERTKKFGSEKVCLGSSFAEHKRIKRNFYHFKSIFLSKRRNEKTLNLTTRKRSPIVYNSSFYSNLTSCSTHQSSMKRKRKSSSLSTHYSEVNHRTPKAVLSYGPNIGHIPHVRQEHIR